One stretch of Haladaptatus sp. R4 DNA includes these proteins:
- a CDS encoding sugar porter family MFS transporter: MIIPRTELTIFIIIIQLFTRKQKECSYSSGISRQEALVLENATRDTGTNRFIYITAAIAALNGLLFGFDTGVISGALLYIDNSFGLTHLMQEIIVSATLVGAIVGAAAGGRLADRLGRRRLMVAGACVFFVGSVVMAFAPNVPALVVGRLVVGFAIGVASMVGPLYNSEIAPPKIRGSLVSLNQLAVTSGILLAYLVNYVFKGPGGWRWMLGSGVVPAAALALGMLFMPESPRWLVENGRLDEARSVLSRTRSEDRIEEEIQNIEETAKVEENDASTLLESWIRPALIVGVGLAVLQQVTGINTVIYYAPTIFKSTGFGASASLLATVGVGLVNVGATICAVLLVDRVGRRPLLLVGLTGMVLALGGLSAVFFLPGLSGVVGWAAVGSLMFYVGFFAIGMGPVFWLLISEIYPLQVRGSAMGVVTVANWAANLLVSLTFLTLINGGTFSGVEFGGIGQTGTFGLYAVLSLFSLLFVYWKVPETKGRSLEEIEADLRGGTSGKYADASGETAENAD; the protein is encoded by the coding sequence ATAATCATACCACGAACAGAATTAACGATATTTATAATTATTATCCAACTTTTCACTCGTAAGCAAAAAGAATGTAGTTATTCGTCAGGGATATCCAGACAGGAGGCACTCGTCTTGGAAAACGCTACGAGAGATACCGGAACGAATCGATTTATCTACATAACCGCCGCGATTGCGGCGCTGAACGGGTTGTTGTTCGGCTTCGATACGGGCGTCATCTCGGGTGCGCTGTTGTACATCGACAACAGTTTCGGTCTCACCCATCTCATGCAGGAGATCATCGTCAGCGCCACGCTCGTCGGCGCGATAGTCGGAGCGGCCGCCGGTGGGCGGTTGGCGGACCGATTGGGACGACGTCGGCTCATGGTCGCCGGGGCGTGCGTGTTCTTCGTCGGATCGGTCGTGATGGCGTTCGCGCCGAACGTCCCGGCGCTCGTCGTCGGGCGTCTCGTGGTCGGGTTCGCCATCGGCGTCGCATCGATGGTCGGACCGCTCTACAACTCCGAAATCGCGCCGCCGAAGATTCGTGGGTCGCTGGTCTCGCTCAACCAACTCGCGGTGACGTCCGGTATCCTGCTCGCGTACCTCGTCAACTACGTTTTCAAGGGACCGGGCGGTTGGCGCTGGATGCTCGGGTCCGGCGTCGTTCCGGCCGCGGCGCTCGCGCTCGGGATGCTCTTCATGCCGGAAAGTCCGCGCTGGTTGGTCGAGAACGGACGCCTGGACGAAGCCCGGTCGGTCCTCTCACGAACCCGTTCGGAGGACCGTATCGAGGAGGAAATTCAGAACATAGAGGAGACGGCGAAAGTCGAGGAGAACGACGCCTCGACCCTACTCGAATCGTGGATTCGTCCCGCGCTCATCGTCGGCGTCGGTCTCGCCGTCCTCCAGCAAGTGACCGGTATCAACACCGTCATCTACTACGCACCGACCATCTTCAAATCGACCGGGTTCGGGGCGTCCGCATCCCTGCTCGCCACCGTCGGCGTCGGACTGGTCAACGTCGGCGCGACGATCTGTGCGGTGCTCCTCGTCGACCGCGTCGGCCGTCGTCCGCTCCTGCTCGTGGGACTGACCGGTATGGTGCTCGCGCTCGGCGGGTTGAGCGCTGTGTTCTTCCTCCCCGGCCTGTCGGGTGTCGTCGGGTGGGCCGCCGTGGGCAGTCTGATGTTCTACGTCGGCTTTTTCGCCATCGGAATGGGACCGGTGTTCTGGTTGCTCATCTCCGAAATCTACCCACTTCAAGTCCGTGGGTCGGCCATGGGCGTCGTCACCGTCGCCAACTGGGCCGCGAACCTCCTCGTCTCGCTGACGTTCCTCACGCTCATCAACGGCGGGACGTTCTCCGGGGTCGAGTTCGGCGGCATCGGACAGACGGGGACGTTCGGGCTGTACGCCGTCTTGAGCCTGTTCTCCCTGCTGTTCGTCTACTGGAAGGTTCCGGAGACGAAGGGCCGTTCTCTCGAAGAGATCGAAGCCGACCTGCGCGGCGGCACGAGCGGGAAGTACGCCGACGCGAGCGGGGAAACGGCCGAGAACGCCGATTGA